Proteins from one Kiritimatiellia bacterium genomic window:
- a CDS encoding NUDIX hydrolase — MALKEMTMPGKPYKLAVRAVIFDEQRRCLLIRRSSANKSFVGTWEWPGGKADPGETFDEAVRREVKEETGLDIALTGVAGAYRIEMADKNLAVLCLEAVSAGGILRMSEEHDDSAWVPVADLSKWNLTAGFREFAEAYASRKEGCP, encoded by the coding sequence GTGGCGCTCAAGGAGATGACGATGCCAGGCAAACCATACAAGCTTGCGGTGCGTGCAGTGATCTTTGACGAGCAGCGGCGATGCCTGTTGATCCGTCGTTCGAGCGCCAACAAGAGCTTTGTCGGAACGTGGGAGTGGCCGGGCGGGAAGGCGGATCCGGGCGAGACGTTCGACGAGGCCGTGCGGCGGGAGGTCAAGGAGGAAACCGGGCTGGACATCGCCTTGACGGGCGTGGCGGGAGCCTACCGAATCGAAATGGCGGACAAGAACCTGGCCGTGCTATGCCTTGAAGCCGTCTCGGCGGGCGGTATCCTTCGTATGAGCGAGGAACACGACGATTCCGCCTGGGTGCCCGTTGCCGACCTCTCCAAATGGAACCTGACCGCCGGCTTCCGGGAGTTCGCTGAAGCCTATGCGTCGCGTAAGGAGGGGTGCCCGTGA
- a CDS encoding HPr family phosphocarrier protein gives MSMPLARRLTVLNRYGMYARPAALIVKIVQLKGPHTAVTITKDNDTIKGTSIMGLLTLEATQGVELLVVAQGPEAREVLEELTHLFNVGFYSDEAQLAVPPAHSEFIELKDEDVPIPD, from the coding sequence ATGAGCATGCCACTGGCTCGACGGCTTACCGTACTCAACCGATACGGCATGTATGCCCGACCCGCGGCGCTGATCGTAAAAATAGTACAATTGAAAGGCCCCCACACGGCCGTAACGATTACAAAAGACAACGACACGATCAAGGGAACCTCTATCATGGGCCTGCTGACTCTCGAAGCCACCCAAGGCGTGGAACTGTTGGTCGTCGCGCAAGGGCCGGAGGCCCGGGAGGTGCTGGAGGAGTTAACGCATCTATTCAACGTGGGGTTTTACAGCGACGAGGCGCAGCTCGCTGTCCCTCCGGCTCATTCGGAATTCATCGAACTGAAGGACGAGGACGTCCCGATCCCCGACTGA
- a CDS encoding sigma-54-dependent Fis family transcriptional regulator, which translates to MMREVNLQALRVSAQADEGPRPRWIRGADIRPMPDMEARNTPCAYIVRNGELPVIRTHGGDRVVDCGVKHKATPLSKLMLGRQETPLLHGSYSSAGQLLRSVRTLVAHALERGEANLYFIGVDDELFDGLWRQAAGAETALKPEPAGERNGVEGGHSTASPLLMELLPREVEPDDLARTFVGNSLGARLVRQLILRARRVTEPILIVGEPGTGKDLVAHTISRFREGPFIQMNCAAAGSSADLELFGPRPTERRGPRASGGLWKAAAYGTLYLDEISALPMSSQVKVGEAIKAEFERKPDSRGVAHVRVRVIAATNRELGSAVTAGQFDERLFYLLRRFTIHTPALREHPQDIPLLAGHLWRHITGRENETLASDILARLQKQSWPGNVRELKAALCRLRNLFGSTKLTGKHMDAVLLSERGVMPSTSQDRLIAHHVECLQHLRKADEVIQAARVATEPLQGRRRPTSEMILTTQEQVLRRLAELDILCMTPLLFGGYTTYAIIHELRGRLHYFCKLLASDARAALRFWRNDLSILAERAAGVLFDEWRRLQNL; encoded by the coding sequence ATGATGCGCGAAGTGAACCTTCAGGCACTCCGGGTTTCAGCACAGGCCGATGAGGGGCCCCGGCCACGCTGGATTCGCGGAGCCGATATCCGCCCGATGCCCGACATGGAGGCACGGAACACACCCTGCGCCTACATAGTCCGCAATGGCGAGTTGCCTGTTATTCGAACGCACGGGGGCGACCGGGTGGTGGACTGCGGGGTCAAACACAAGGCCACACCGCTTTCCAAGCTGATGCTGGGCCGGCAGGAAACGCCCCTGCTGCACGGGAGCTACTCCTCCGCGGGACAACTTCTGCGAAGCGTGCGAACCCTCGTGGCCCACGCCCTGGAACGGGGTGAGGCCAACCTCTACTTCATCGGAGTGGATGATGAGTTGTTCGATGGACTATGGCGTCAAGCCGCCGGCGCGGAAACGGCTTTGAAGCCGGAGCCGGCAGGGGAGCGCAACGGCGTGGAGGGGGGCCACTCCACGGCTTCGCCCCTCCTGATGGAACTGTTGCCCCGGGAAGTTGAGCCCGACGATCTGGCCCGCACCTTTGTGGGCAACTCGCTGGGCGCGAGGCTGGTTCGGCAACTGATCCTCCGGGCCCGGCGTGTCACGGAGCCGATCCTTATCGTGGGGGAACCGGGAACGGGCAAGGACCTGGTGGCCCACACCATCTCGAGGTTTCGAGAGGGGCCGTTCATCCAGATGAATTGCGCCGCTGCAGGCTCCTCCGCCGATCTCGAGCTCTTCGGGCCGCGGCCGACAGAACGACGAGGCCCCCGGGCATCGGGGGGGCTGTGGAAGGCAGCGGCCTATGGTACGCTCTATCTGGACGAAATCAGCGCTCTTCCCATGAGTTCGCAGGTGAAGGTCGGCGAAGCGATAAAAGCAGAGTTCGAACGCAAGCCCGATAGCCGGGGAGTGGCGCACGTCCGGGTGCGCGTGATCGCCGCCACCAATAGGGAGCTTGGCTCGGCCGTGACTGCGGGTCAATTCGATGAGCGGCTCTTCTACCTTCTCCGCCGCTTTACCATCCATACCCCGGCTTTGAGGGAACATCCGCAGGACATACCGCTTCTAGCCGGCCATCTATGGCGACACATCACCGGCCGGGAGAATGAAACTCTGGCGAGCGACATCCTGGCACGACTTCAAAAGCAGTCCTGGCCAGGGAACGTGCGGGAACTGAAGGCGGCTCTTTGCCGACTGCGAAACTTGTTCGGCTCGACGAAACTCACCGGCAAACACATGGATGCCGTCCTGTTGAGCGAGCGAGGGGTCATGCCCTCGACATCACAGGACCGCTTGATAGCGCATCACGTGGAGTGCCTGCAGCACCTGCGGAAAGCGGATGAAGTGATCCAGGCCGCCCGGGTCGCCACCGAGCCGCTCCAGGGGCGCCGACGCCCCACGAGCGAAATGATCCTGACCACCCAGGAACAAGTCCTGCGTCGTCTTGCTGAATTGGATATCCTCTGCATGACTCCCCTGCTTTTCGGCGGGTATACGACCTATGCCATCATCCATGAGTTAAGAGGACGTCTGCATTATTTCTGCAAGCTTCTTGCGTCGGACGCGCGGGCCGCCCTGCGCTTCTGGCGGAACGACCTGTCTATCCTGGCAGAGCGCGCTGCCGGCGTGCTGTTCGACGAATGGAGGCGGTTGCAGAATCTGTAA